One Desulfosalsimonas propionicica DNA window includes the following coding sequences:
- the thpR gene encoding RNA 2',3'-cyclic phosphodiesterase, translating into MTDKDTQQDRVQAQTGDSVRAFIAVRLPGEVTAALADLQARLRKFGLKMKYTAPENIHLTLKFLGPVPASAVKAVSAATAEAISGFSKMRIDARGLGVFPGIRRPRVMWTGIGGQTQELACLQQAVEEKMAELGFERERREFTGHLTLGRFKTKPDPAGVADAIEQFGDFCAGPFEIQSVQLFESTLTPKGPVYRVISGHGLDAEPMV; encoded by the coding sequence ATGACTGACAAAGACACGCAACAGGACCGGGTACAAGCCCAAACGGGCGATTCTGTGCGGGCCTTTATCGCTGTTCGCCTGCCCGGTGAAGTGACAGCCGCCCTGGCCGATCTGCAGGCGCGGCTCCGGAAATTCGGTCTGAAAATGAAATACACGGCGCCGGAAAACATTCACCTGACGCTGAAATTTTTGGGTCCTGTGCCGGCCTCGGCCGTAAAAGCGGTTTCTGCTGCCACAGCAGAGGCAATTTCCGGTTTTTCCAAAATGCGTATAGACGCCCGGGGCCTTGGGGTGTTTCCCGGCATTCGCCGGCCCAGGGTCATGTGGACCGGAATCGGGGGACAGACCCAAGAGCTGGCATGTTTGCAGCAGGCCGTGGAAGAGAAAATGGCCGAACTGGGATTTGAAAGGGAACGCCGGGAATTTACCGGGCATTTGACCCTGGGCCGGTTTAAGACAAAGCCTGATCCGGCCGGTGTTGCAGATGCCATTGAACAATTCGGCGATTTTTGTGCCGGCCCTTTTGAAATACAATCCGTGCAATTGTTTGAAAGCACCCTGACCCCGAAGGGCCCGGTCTACAGGGTGATTTCCGGCCACGGGCTGGACGCGGAGCCCATGGTTTAA
- the recA gene encoding recombinase RecA, producing the protein MSKSMDKEKAVQTAIGQIERQFGKGSIMKLGSNTIIDIPAIPTGSIALDLALGIGGIPRGRVTEIYGPEASGKTTLALHAVAEAQQQGGIAAFVDAEHALDTAYAKKLGVNTDELLVSQPDTGEQALEIADMLVRSGAVDILVIDSVAALVPRAEIEGEMGDSHMGLQARLMSQALRKLTGTISKTNTSLIFINQIRMKIGVVFGNPETTTGGNALKFYSSVRIEVRRTGSIKEGQEVMGNRTKAKVVKNKLAPPFKEAEFDVMYGEGISAAGDLLDMGVKAGVIEKSGSWYSHDGQRLGQGRENIKKFFHENPDLHANLRDRVKTALGLTPGKKQEATAEAGQEPAGSEPEAAEK; encoded by the coding sequence ATGAGCAAGTCCATGGACAAGGAAAAGGCGGTGCAGACAGCCATCGGTCAGATCGAGCGCCAGTTCGGCAAGGGATCGATCATGAAGCTGGGCAGCAACACCATCATAGACATTCCGGCAATCCCAACCGGTTCCATTGCCCTGGACCTGGCCCTGGGCATCGGGGGCATTCCCCGGGGAAGGGTCACCGAGATCTACGGGCCTGAAGCCTCCGGCAAAACCACCCTTGCCCTTCATGCCGTGGCCGAGGCCCAGCAGCAGGGCGGCATTGCGGCGTTTGTGGATGCCGAGCACGCCCTGGACACTGCCTATGCCAAAAAGCTCGGGGTCAATACCGATGAACTGCTGGTTTCCCAGCCGGATACCGGGGAGCAGGCCCTTGAAATCGCTGACATGCTGGTGCGAAGCGGGGCCGTGGACATTCTGGTCATCGACTCGGTGGCCGCCTTGGTGCCACGGGCTGAAATCGAGGGGGAAATGGGCGATTCCCACATGGGCCTGCAGGCCCGGCTCATGTCCCAGGCTCTGCGCAAGCTCACCGGCACCATTTCCAAAACCAACACATCCCTGATCTTTATCAACCAGATCCGAATGAAAATCGGTGTGGTTTTTGGCAATCCCGAGACCACCACCGGCGGCAACGCGCTAAAATTCTATTCTTCGGTGAGAATCGAGGTGCGCCGGACCGGTTCCATCAAGGAGGGCCAGGAGGTGATGGGCAACCGCACCAAGGCCAAGGTGGTCAAAAACAAGCTGGCCCCGCCGTTTAAGGAAGCCGAGTTTGATGTCATGTACGGCGAAGGTATCTCTGCTGCAGGCGATTTGCTGGATATGGGGGTCAAGGCAGGGGTCATTGAAAAAAGCGGGTCCTGGTATTCCCATGACGGCCAGCGCCTGGGCCAGGGCCGGGAGAACATCAAGAAGTTTTTCCATGAAAATCCGGACCTGCACGCCAACCTGCGCGACCGGGTCAAGACAGCCCTGGGCCTGACCCCGGGCAAAAAGCAGGAGGCCACAGCCGAAGCCGGCCAGGAGCCCGCCGGCAGCGAACCCGAAGCAGCGGAAAAATAG
- the alaS gene encoding alanine--tRNA ligase: MTGNEIRKKFFDYFAQKNHQIVRSSSLVPQDDPTLLFTNAGMVQFKRVFLGEEKRAYNRAATSQKCLRAGGKHNDLENVGYTARHHTFFEMLGNFSFGDYFKKEAIGYAWELLVDGLGLAPKDLWITVYLDDEEAFEIWRDHIGVDPERIVRLGEKDNFWSMGETGPCGPCSEILIDRGAAAGCGSPDCMPGCECDRYLEIWNLVFMQYNRSEDGQMTPLPRPSIDTGMGLERIASIIQDVPTNFDTDLFTPVIQVIESLSGRQMGVDDPTDVAVKVIADHSRAAAFLIGDGVLPSNEGRGYVLRRIMRRAIRYGRNIGLTEPFLHKTVEPVFEIMKEAYPELFEDRVFITNVVKNEEVRFLETLDHGLKLLAETMEQMQRENSTVVPGEVIFKLYDTFGFPVDIVRDVVRDKGLDLDMDGFDKAMAQRREQSRSVTAFSSISEAYRNFSASTDQRPEFVGYDRLSCDSALMLLVVDGAAVDEAQADSPVEVVAEKTPFYATSGGQVADTGTISGPGFEIRVEDTFKDPTGLIIHRGRVVSGKVRKNDTATLSVDPENRRDTARNHTATHILHKCLRQVVGEHVRQAGSLVGPDRLRFDFTHFSQLDAETIEEIEIRVNERIRENLAVSVEEMDAEEAFKTGAMALFEEKYGDRVRVISLEDFSQELCGGTHTGRTGDIGVFKILSEASVASGVRRIEAMTGRAAFAQIQEINRCLNEAARLLKDRPEAVAGRVEGLLAGQKNLEKQVEQLKLKLASASADQMSDEVSSVNGVKVVAKSVQADNPGALRSIADQFREKIGSGVVVLGAVQGQKALLIAVVTKDLTDRFHAGNIIKHVAAEVGGGGGGRPDMAQAGGSRPENLEQALKKVYELVETASAENTSSK, from the coding sequence ATGACGGGAAATGAGATCCGAAAGAAGTTTTTCGACTATTTTGCACAAAAAAATCATCAGATCGTCCGCAGTTCCTCACTGGTGCCCCAGGATGATCCCACCCTGCTGTTTACCAATGCCGGCATGGTGCAGTTCAAGCGGGTGTTTCTCGGCGAGGAAAAGCGTGCCTACAACCGTGCGGCCACCTCCCAGAAGTGCCTCCGGGCCGGGGGCAAGCACAACGACCTGGAAAACGTGGGCTATACGGCCCGGCACCACACCTTTTTTGAAATGCTGGGCAATTTCTCCTTTGGCGATTATTTTAAAAAAGAGGCCATCGGTTATGCCTGGGAGCTTCTGGTCGACGGTCTGGGCCTTGCCCCAAAGGATTTGTGGATCACGGTTTATCTCGACGACGAGGAGGCCTTTGAGATCTGGCGCGATCATATCGGCGTGGACCCGGAGCGCATTGTCCGCCTGGGGGAGAAAGACAATTTCTGGTCCATGGGCGAAACCGGCCCCTGCGGCCCCTGCTCGGAGATTTTGATTGACCGGGGCGCGGCCGCCGGCTGCGGCTCGCCAGACTGCATGCCCGGATGCGAGTGCGACCGGTACCTGGAGATCTGGAATCTGGTCTTTATGCAGTATAACCGCTCAGAAGACGGGCAGATGACCCCGCTTCCCAGGCCGAGCATTGACACGGGAATGGGGCTGGAGCGCATTGCCTCCATTATCCAGGACGTGCCCACCAATTTTGACACAGACCTGTTCACCCCCGTCATCCAGGTCATTGAATCTCTGTCCGGCCGTCAGATGGGAGTTGATGACCCAACCGATGTGGCGGTCAAAGTCATTGCCGATCACAGCAGGGCTGCGGCGTTTTTGATCGGAGACGGGGTGCTGCCCTCAAACGAGGGCAGGGGATACGTGCTGCGGCGCATCATGCGCCGGGCCATCCGCTACGGCAGAAACATCGGCCTGACCGAACCGTTTCTGCACAAGACTGTGGAGCCGGTTTTTGAGATCATGAAGGAAGCCTATCCGGAGCTGTTTGAAGACCGGGTGTTTATCACCAATGTGGTGAAAAACGAGGAAGTGCGGTTTCTCGAAACCCTGGATCACGGCTTAAAACTGCTGGCGGAAACCATGGAGCAGATGCAGCGGGAAAACTCCACCGTGGTACCGGGGGAAGTGATTTTCAAGCTTTATGACACCTTTGGTTTTCCCGTGGACATTGTCCGGGACGTGGTGCGCGACAAGGGCCTGGATCTGGACATGGACGGCTTTGACAAGGCCATGGCACAGCGCCGGGAACAGTCGCGCAGCGTGACCGCGTTTTCCTCCATCAGCGAGGCTTACCGCAATTTTTCCGCCAGTACGGACCAGCGGCCGGAATTTGTGGGCTATGACCGGCTGAGCTGTGACTCCGCCCTCATGCTGCTGGTGGTCGACGGTGCAGCCGTGGATGAAGCCCAGGCCGATTCGCCTGTGGAGGTGGTGGCGGAAAAAACGCCTTTTTACGCGACATCCGGCGGGCAGGTGGCAGATACGGGCACAATTTCCGGGCCCGGTTTTGAAATCCGGGTGGAAGACACCTTCAAGGATCCCACGGGCCTGATTATCCATAGGGGCCGGGTGGTTTCGGGCAAGGTGCGCAAAAACGACACCGCCACCCTGTCCGTGGACCCGGAAAACCGGCGGGACACGGCGCGCAATCACACGGCCACCCATATCCTGCACAAGTGCCTGCGCCAGGTGGTCGGAGAGCACGTGCGCCAGGCCGGTTCGCTTGTGGGCCCGGACCGGCTGCGTTTTGACTTCACCCATTTTTCCCAGCTCGATGCCGAAACCATCGAGGAAATTGAGATTCGCGTCAATGAACGCATCCGGGAAAACCTCGCCGTGTCCGTGGAGGAGATGGACGCGGAAGAGGCTTTTAAAACCGGGGCCATGGCCCTTTTTGAGGAAAAATACGGCGACCGGGTCCGGGTGATTTCCCTTGAGGATTTCAGCCAGGAGCTGTGCGGGGGCACCCATACCGGGCGAACCGGGGATATCGGTGTCTTCAAGATTCTCTCCGAGGCCAGCGTGGCCTCGGGCGTGCGCCGCATCGAGGCCATGACCGGCCGGGCGGCATTTGCCCAGATCCAGGAGATCAACCGGTGTCTCAATGAGGCCGCCCGCCTGTTAAAGGACCGGCCCGAGGCCGTGGCCGGCCGGGTGGAGGGCCTGCTGGCCGGGCAGAAAAACCTGGAAAAACAGGTGGAGCAGCTCAAGCTGAAGCTGGCATCCGCCTCTGCTGATCAGATGAGTGATGAGGTCAGCTCGGTCAACGGCGTCAAGGTGGTGGCCAAAAGCGTTCAGGCCGACAACCCCGGGGCCCTGCGCAGCATCGCCGACCAGTTCCGGGAAAAGATCGGCTCCGGGGTGGTGGTGCTCGGCGCGGTCCAGGGGCAAAAGGCGCTTTTGATCGCCGTGGTGACCAAGGATTTAACAGACCGGTTCCATGCCGGAAACATCATCAAGCACGTGGCCGCGGAAGTGGGCGGCGGCGGCGGCGGCCGGCCGGACATGGCACAGGCGGGCGGATCCAGGCCCGAAAACCTGGAACAGGCGTTAAAAAAGGTCTATGAGCTGGTTGAAACAGCATCTGCTGAAAACACCTCGTCAAAATAG
- a CDS encoding extracellular solute-binding protein — protein MGNKALTFRFFAAAAAALFWILASSPCPAQTFPKPGWQDRPDPVASQGARQGGEICVFGGQYPKSMNYYTDNNVLSSQLFSLMYDSLLSLHSTGLEYEPGLAAQWEISADKKTFTFHLDPDARWSDGRPVTAGDVAWTYAAIMDPAHMTGSHKVSLERFKPPEIVDKRTIRFSAKSIHWKNLLALGGLNILPKHAFSEKDFNKINFSFPVVSGPYRPGPIREGMSLEMEKRENWWQAGFARNKGKYNFSTLKFRFYAERQNAFEAFKDGKIDLFPVYTSRIWIQETTGDSFLRNHILKQKIHNHKPVGFQGFAMNMRKPPFDDVRVRKAMALLLDRKKMNQTLMYSQYFLHRSYYEDLYSDANPCPNPLIKVDQKQARRLLDKAGWQVNPETGWRQKQGRKLTIRFLSRDAASGKFLSIYAEDLKDAGIDLVIDKKDWAAWARDMDEFNFQMTWAAWGASMFKDPEGMWASDEAHRQGSANITGFSDPEVDRLIKAQKTEFDIEKRHRICRQIDQIVFAAHPYVLLWNIDYTRLLYWHKFGTPATVLSKYGDEMSALTYWWHDPDADALLKEAVKRDLSLPPKAPAIYFDEVFSADAVSTSS, from the coding sequence ATGGGAAACAAAGCGCTGACTTTCCGGTTTTTTGCGGCAGCTGCTGCGGCACTTTTCTGGATCCTGGCCTCGTCGCCGTGCCCGGCGCAAACCTTTCCAAAACCCGGGTGGCAGGACCGGCCCGATCCCGTGGCATCGCAGGGGGCCCGACAGGGCGGGGAAATCTGCGTTTTCGGGGGCCAGTACCCCAAAAGCATGAACTATTACACGGACAACAATGTCTTGTCCTCTCAATTGTTTTCCCTGATGTATGACAGCCTTTTGTCCCTGCATTCCACCGGTCTGGAATATGAACCCGGGCTTGCTGCACAATGGGAAATATCAGCAGACAAAAAAACCTTCACTTTTCACCTGGACCCGGATGCGCGCTGGAGCGACGGCCGGCCCGTGACCGCAGGGGATGTGGCCTGGACCTATGCGGCGATCATGGACCCGGCCCACATGACCGGATCCCACAAGGTCAGCCTGGAGCGATTCAAGCCCCCAGAAATCGTCGATAAGCGCACCATTCGGTTTAGCGCAAAATCGATCCACTGGAAAAACCTGCTGGCCCTGGGCGGGCTCAACATTCTCCCCAAACACGCTTTTTCAGAAAAGGATTTCAACAAGATCAACTTTTCCTTTCCCGTGGTCTCAGGTCCCTACAGACCCGGGCCGATCCGGGAAGGCATGTCCTTGGAAATGGAGAAAAGAGAGAACTGGTGGCAGGCCGGTTTTGCCCGAAATAAGGGAAAGTACAATTTCAGCACTCTGAAATTCCGGTTTTACGCTGAGCGGCAAAATGCCTTTGAAGCCTTTAAAGATGGAAAAATTGACCTGTTTCCGGTCTACACCTCCAGGATCTGGATCCAGGAAACAACCGGGGATTCTTTTTTGCGCAACCACATCCTGAAGCAAAAGATCCACAACCACAAGCCGGTGGGCTTCCAGGGCTTTGCCATGAACATGCGCAAGCCGCCGTTTGACGATGTCCGGGTGCGAAAGGCCATGGCCCTTTTGCTGGACCGGAAAAAAATGAACCAGACCCTGATGTACAGCCAGTATTTTCTGCACCGCTCCTATTACGAGGATCTTTATTCCGATGCCAACCCGTGCCCGAACCCGCTGATCAAAGTCGACCAAAAGCAGGCGCGCCGCCTGCTTGACAAGGCCGGCTGGCAGGTCAACCCCGAAACCGGGTGGCGGCAAAAACAGGGCCGGAAGCTGACCATCCGGTTTCTGTCCCGGGATGCGGCATCCGGGAAATTTCTGTCCATTTACGCCGAGGACTTAAAGGATGCGGGCATTGATCTGGTTATTGACAAAAAGGACTGGGCCGCCTGGGCCAGGGACATGGATGAATTTAATTTCCAGATGACATGGGCCGCCTGGGGTGCGTCCATGTTTAAGGACCCAGAGGGGATGTGGGCATCAGATGAAGCCCACAGGCAGGGAAGCGCCAATATCACCGGATTTTCAGATCCAGAGGTGGACCGGCTCATCAAGGCCCAGAAAACCGAGTTTGACATTGAAAAACGGCACCGGATCTGCCGGCAGATCGACCAGATCGTATTTGCCGCCCATCCTTATGTTCTGCTGTGGAACATCGACTACACCCGGCTTTTGTACTGGCACAAGTTCGGCACCCCGGCCACGGTGCTGTCAAAATACGGCGATGAGATGAGCGCGCTGACCTACTGGTGGCACGACCCGGATGCCGACGCCCTGCTCAAAGAGGCGGTAAAGCGGGATTTGTCCCTGCCGCCAAAAGCGCCGGCAATCTATTTTGACGAGGTGTTTTCAGCAGATGCTGTTTCAACCAGCTCATAG
- the dapB gene encoding dihydrodipicolinate reductase produces MQPISLMINGLPGNVAAMLAEKAAKDSRFQLIDASLTGAEITTTTHAVKDRSIALILPKDRQGAIAEIRKAHKDLIAIDFTHPSAVNDNARFYCANQIPFVMGTTGGDRQELVATVENSDTCAVIAPNMAKQIVGFQAMMAYAAENFPNLFAGYELTIEESHQQAKADTSGTAKAMVDYFNKLGADFSQSDIIRIRDPQEQKDRLGVDEQYLSGHGWHTYTLVSPDKTVTFRFTHNVNGRDIYAQGTFDAVLFLAGKIDQGQKGGVFSMIDVLKQG; encoded by the coding sequence ATGCAGCCCATTTCGCTTATGATAAACGGCCTGCCCGGAAACGTGGCTGCCATGCTTGCGGAAAAGGCAGCCAAAGACAGCCGGTTTCAGCTCATTGACGCCTCTTTGACCGGTGCTGAAATCACGACGACCACACATGCGGTCAAGGACCGCAGCATCGCGCTGATCCTTCCAAAAGACCGCCAGGGGGCGATCGCCGAAATCAGAAAAGCCCACAAGGACTTGATTGCCATTGATTTCACCCATCCCTCTGCGGTCAATGACAACGCCCGATTTTACTGTGCAAACCAGATTCCCTTTGTCATGGGCACCACCGGCGGCGACCGGCAGGAGTTGGTGGCCACGGTTGAAAACTCGGATACCTGCGCGGTGATCGCCCCGAACATGGCCAAGCAAATCGTGGGTTTCCAGGCCATGATGGCCTATGCGGCCGAAAACTTTCCCAACCTGTTTGCCGGATATGAACTGACCATCGAGGAAAGCCACCAGCAGGCCAAGGCCGACACCTCGGGCACGGCCAAGGCCATGGTGGATTATTTCAACAAGCTGGGCGCAGATTTTTCCCAAAGCGATATCATCCGGATCCGCGACCCCCAAGAGCAGAAAGACCGGCTGGGCGTGGACGAACAATACCTGTCCGGCCACGGCTGGCACACCTACACCCTGGTTTCGCCGGACAAGACCGTGACCTTCCGGTTTACCCACAATGTCAACGGCCGGGACATTTATGCCCAGGGAACCTTTGACGCGGTTTTGTTTCTGGCCGGAAAAATCGACCAGGGTCAAAAGGGCGGGGTATTTTCCATGATTGACGTGCTAAAGCAGGGCTAA
- a CDS encoding sugar phosphate nucleotidyltransferase — MPDNAFNALILAAGLGTRLRPHSRKVPKPLFAVAGRPVIDIIISRLIDAGVSTIAVNVFHLPDQITGYIASRNYPVPVICRREPHLLGTGGAIGNFSDVLGNRPFVMINSDILTDIAIAEVLGQHNARGPAATLVMHDHPDFNKVAVDPEGGIAAFTPPAGQNQSLMAFTGLQVIDPVIYSYIAPKQTVSSIDLFSAMIADGRRIEAYHASGHYWMDLGTPHCFRQAVIDTIAPEIFERRTGQKPRPKDLCCRALAGDGSDRKWLRILFSGQSLIVADHGINTNKSVTEFDAFVAIGRHLFDKGVCVPEIHANDRFSGLVFMADLGDTLLQQAVENASGTDLVEKYYKNIIDGLVDMHSRGSEGFDPAWAYQGAVYDRQMILEKEGRYFVSAFLQNYLEMAEIETMALESEFCALADVILESCCFGFMHRDFQSRNIMVTQKGFFFIDFQAARIGPLEYDLASLITDPYVALAPKLQDRLVDYAMHQLGIRGGRGEKTFQKGYRCCAISRNLQALGAYGRLVREKGKTGFARYMPPALTNLERLTAGTADPALPVLAKTVAHACRLLDQRQHEK, encoded by the coding sequence ATGCCGGATAACGCTTTTAATGCACTGATCCTTGCCGCAGGGCTGGGCACGCGCCTGCGCCCCCACAGCCGGAAGGTGCCAAAGCCGCTGTTTGCCGTGGCCGGCCGGCCGGTTATTGACATCATCATCTCCCGGCTGATCGATGCCGGGGTCAGCACCATTGCCGTCAATGTTTTTCATCTTCCTGATCAAATCACCGGATATATCGCATCGCGAAATTACCCGGTACCGGTGATCTGCCGCCGGGAGCCGCACCTGCTGGGCACTGGCGGTGCCATCGGCAATTTCTCAGACGTGCTGGGCAACCGGCCTTTTGTGATGATCAACAGCGACATCTTAACAGATATTGCCATTGCAGAGGTGCTCGGCCAGCATAACGCCAGGGGCCCGGCAGCCACACTGGTGATGCACGATCACCCGGATTTCAACAAGGTGGCCGTGGATCCGGAGGGCGGCATCGCCGCCTTTACCCCCCCGGCCGGCCAAAATCAAAGCCTTATGGCATTTACCGGCCTGCAGGTAATCGATCCGGTGATTTATTCGTATATTGCGCCCAAACAGACGGTCAGCAGCATTGACCTGTTTTCGGCCATGATCGCAGACGGGCGGAGAATCGAGGCATACCATGCATCCGGACATTACTGGATGGACCTGGGCACGCCCCATTGCTTCCGGCAGGCGGTCATCGACACCATAGCCCCGGAAATCTTTGAGCGCCGCACTGGGCAAAAGCCCCGCCCAAAGGATCTTTGCTGCCGGGCCCTGGCCGGCGACGGCTCGGACCGAAAGTGGCTGCGGATTTTGTTTAGCGGCCAAAGCCTGATCGTGGCAGACCACGGAATCAATACCAACAAGTCGGTCACGGAGTTTGATGCCTTTGTGGCCATTGGCCGCCATCTTTTTGACAAGGGCGTTTGTGTGCCCGAGATCCACGCCAATGACCGGTTTTCCGGGCTGGTATTTATGGCCGACCTGGGAGACACCCTGCTGCAGCAAGCCGTTGAAAACGCATCCGGCACCGACCTTGTTGAAAAATATTATAAAAACATCATTGACGGGTTAGTGGATATGCACAGCCGTGGATCTGAGGGCTTTGACCCGGCCTGGGCGTATCAGGGCGCAGTCTATGACCGGCAGATGATCCTGGAAAAAGAAGGGCGCTATTTTGTGTCCGCTTTTTTGCAAAATTATCTGGAAATGGCAGAAATTGAAACAATGGCCCTTGAATCCGAGTTCTGCGCCCTGGCGGATGTGATTCTTGAATCCTGCTGCTTCGGGTTCATGCACCGGGATTTTCAGTCCCGAAACATCATGGTCACACAAAAAGGCTTTTTTTTCATTGATTTTCAGGCGGCACGCATCGGGCCTCTGGAATATGACCTGGCATCGCTTATAACAGACCCCTATGTGGCCCTTGCCCCGAAGCTCCAGGACCGGCTTGTGGATTATGCAATGCACCAATTGGGCATCAGGGGCGGCCGCGGGGAAAAAACCTTTCAAAAAGGGTACCGCTGCTGCGCCATATCGAGAAACCTCCAGGCACTGGGCGCCTATGGCCGGCTGGTCCGGGAAAAGGGCAAAACCGGTTTTGCCCGCTACATGCCCCCGGCCCTGACCAACCTGGAAAGACTGACAGCCGGGACCGCAGACCCGGCCCTGCCCGTTTTGGCAAAGACTGTGGCCCATGCCTGCCGGCTTCTGGACCAGCGGCAGCACGAAAAATGA